Proteins from a genomic interval of Erwinia sp. SLM-02:
- a CDS encoding M20/M25/M40 family metallo-hydrolase, which translates to MSNRQHTLAGWIDRHFDQQVAMLKKLVQMPSDNPPGDCTPHALMTARCLHELGLEVEILTVPDDVVAAGGMRSATNLIVRHRFGPGPTVALNAHGDVVPPGGGWSKDPYGAEIEDGWLYGRGAAVSKSDITTYTSALLALIHSGAALHGTVELHFTWDEETGGSTGPGWLLANGHSKPDYVVCAALSYFVVTAHNGCLHLEIELKGQSAHAAFPSTGCDAIEAGNRLMTALYRYRDALAETHSAIDGIDSPTLVIGLVNGGINTNVVSDNFVLRLDRRIIPEENPEAVEQELLALVADVQQQVPGVTFNARRILLARPFTPSPQSLALAAIFSQQAEAVFHEPIPLVGLPLYTDARLYSDAGIPTIMYGAGPRSFLEANGHRADERIHLDDLRRATLVVANSLVALLQEKTA; encoded by the coding sequence GTGAGCAACAGACAACACACACTCGCCGGCTGGATTGACCGCCATTTCGACCAGCAGGTTGCCATGCTGAAAAAACTGGTCCAGATGCCGTCGGACAACCCGCCGGGCGACTGCACCCCGCATGCGTTGATGACCGCCCGGTGCCTGCACGAACTCGGGCTGGAGGTGGAAATTCTTACCGTGCCCGATGACGTGGTCGCCGCAGGCGGGATGCGCAGCGCCACCAACCTGATTGTGCGCCACCGCTTCGGCCCCGGCCCGACCGTGGCGCTGAACGCCCACGGCGACGTGGTGCCGCCGGGCGGCGGCTGGAGCAAAGATCCCTACGGGGCGGAAATTGAGGACGGCTGGCTGTACGGGCGCGGGGCGGCGGTATCGAAATCCGATATCACCACCTACACCTCGGCGCTGCTGGCGCTGATCCACAGCGGTGCAGCGCTACACGGGACCGTTGAACTGCACTTCACCTGGGATGAAGAGACGGGCGGATCGACCGGTCCCGGCTGGCTGCTGGCCAACGGCCACAGCAAACCGGACTACGTGGTCTGCGCCGCCCTGAGCTACTTCGTGGTCACCGCGCACAACGGCTGCCTGCATCTGGAAATCGAGCTTAAAGGCCAGTCGGCCCACGCCGCGTTTCCCTCGACCGGCTGCGATGCGATTGAGGCCGGGAACCGGTTGATGACCGCCCTGTACCGCTATCGCGATGCGCTGGCCGAAACCCACTCGGCGATCGACGGCATCGACTCGCCAACGCTGGTGATTGGCCTGGTGAACGGCGGCATTAACACCAACGTCGTGTCGGATAATTTCGTGCTGCGCCTGGATCGCCGCATCATCCCGGAAGAAAACCCGGAGGCCGTCGAGCAGGAACTACTGGCGCTGGTCGCCGACGTGCAGCAGCAGGTGCCCGGCGTGACCTTTAACGCGCGCCGCATCCTGCTGGCGCGTCCGTTTACCCCTTCGCCGCAGAGCCTGGCGCTGGCGGCGATCTTCAGCCAGCAGGCCGAAGCCGTATTCCATGAGCCGATCCCGCTGGTCGGCCTGCCGCTGTACACCGACGCCCGGCTTTACAGCGACGCCGGCATCCCCACCATCATGTACGGTGCCGGGCCGCGCAGTTTCCTGGAAGCGAACGGCCATCGCGCCGACGAACGCATCCACCTTGATGACTTACGCCGCGCCACCCTGGTGGTTGCCAACAGCCTGGTTGCCCTTTTGCAGGAGAAAACCGCATGA
- a CDS encoding amino acid ABC transporter ATP-binding protein: MIAIKNLTKYYGELPVLKNCTLDIQKGEVVVICGPSGSGKSTLIKCMNALEPFQKGEINIDGMVLSDKKTSLPALRQQVGMVFQSFELFPHMTVMDNLIVPQMRILKHSREQAQKKAHALLERVGMKPHGHKYPAQLSGGQQQRVAIARALAMEPKVMLFDEPTSALDPEMVAEVLAVMVELAEQGMTMCCVTHELGFARKIADRMIFMDAGEIIEDSPTDTFFTAPASGRARDFLEQIIHH, translated from the coding sequence ATGATCGCCATTAAAAATCTGACCAAATACTACGGCGAGCTGCCGGTACTAAAAAACTGCACCCTGGATATTCAAAAAGGCGAAGTGGTGGTGATCTGCGGTCCTTCCGGCTCCGGTAAATCCACGCTGATCAAGTGCATGAATGCGCTGGAGCCGTTCCAGAAAGGGGAGATTAATATCGACGGCATGGTGCTGAGCGATAAAAAAACCAGCCTGCCCGCGCTGCGTCAGCAGGTTGGCATGGTCTTCCAGTCGTTCGAACTGTTCCCGCATATGACGGTGATGGACAATTTAATCGTGCCGCAGATGCGTATCCTGAAACACAGCCGCGAGCAGGCGCAGAAAAAAGCCCACGCGCTGCTGGAACGCGTCGGCATGAAGCCGCACGGCCACAAATACCCGGCACAGCTTTCCGGCGGCCAGCAGCAGCGCGTGGCGATTGCCCGCGCGCTGGCGATGGAGCCGAAGGTGATGCTGTTTGATGAACCAACCTCGGCGCTGGATCCGGAAATGGTGGCCGAAGTGCTGGCGGTGATGGTGGAACTGGCGGAACAGGGCATGACCATGTGCTGCGTGACCCACGAGCTGGGCTTCGCGCGGAAAATCGCCGACCGGATGATCTTTATGGACGCCGGAGAAATCATCGAAGATTCGCCGACCGATACCTTCTTTACCGCGCCGGCTTCCGGGCGGGCGAGAGATTTTCTCGAGCAGATTATTCACCATTAA
- a CDS encoding alpha/beta hydrolase, giving the protein MPLDSATQCWLAAAPDFSAAVPLAVMRSATDAGLIAGQQPVTGETRPWEALSIDAQDGWPLAVRMYFPAGAEDGLMRPAVVYAHGGGWCLGGLDAWDIPCQQLADATGSVVFSVGYRLAPEHPFPVPLSDFYAALCAIADRADALGIDPQRIAVGGDSAGGNLAAAACLLARDRQGPLIARQLLLYPALDAAMRFDSWQQYGEGFGLTRAVMEYCWDRYLPDARERRNALASPSAAASLHGLPDTLLLTCECDPLRDEAEEYARRLALEGVNVRLARLAGTIHGAMHMTAVTPAARQVFEHCSRLWDEPAA; this is encoded by the coding sequence ATGCCGCTCGATAGCGCAACGCAATGCTGGCTGGCCGCCGCGCCCGATTTCAGCGCCGCCGTGCCGCTGGCGGTGATGCGGTCAGCTACCGACGCAGGATTGATTGCCGGTCAGCAGCCTGTTACCGGAGAAACTCGCCCCTGGGAGGCGTTAAGCATTGATGCGCAGGATGGCTGGCCGCTCGCGGTAAGAATGTATTTTCCGGCAGGGGCAGAAGACGGCCTGATGCGCCCGGCGGTGGTGTATGCCCACGGCGGCGGCTGGTGCCTGGGCGGTCTGGATGCCTGGGATATTCCCTGCCAGCAGCTGGCCGACGCCACCGGCAGCGTGGTGTTCTCCGTCGGCTATCGCCTGGCCCCGGAGCACCCGTTCCCGGTGCCGCTAAGCGATTTCTATGCCGCGCTTTGTGCGATCGCCGATCGGGCCGACGCGCTGGGTATCGACCCACAGCGCATCGCGGTTGGCGGCGACAGCGCGGGCGGTAACCTGGCGGCGGCGGCCTGTCTGCTGGCGAGAGATCGGCAGGGGCCGCTGATTGCCCGCCAGCTGCTGCTGTACCCGGCGCTGGATGCCGCGATGCGGTTCGACTCCTGGCAGCAGTACGGCGAGGGCTTTGGCCTGACGCGGGCGGTGATGGAATACTGCTGGGATCGCTATCTGCCCGACGCCCGGGAGAGGCGGAACGCGCTGGCCAGCCCGTCTGCGGCGGCATCGCTGCACGGCCTGCCGGATACGCTGCTGCTGACCTGCGAATGCGACCCGCTGCGGGATGAGGCGGAAGAGTACGCCCGCAGGCTGGCGCTGGAGGGGGTCAACGTGCGGCTGGCACGGCTGGCGGGGACGATCCATGGCGCGATGCATATGACCGCCGTCACTCCCGCCGCGCGGCAGGTGTTTGAACACTGTTCACGGCTGTGGGATGAACCAGCGGCCTGA
- a CDS encoding alpha/beta fold hydrolase, whose amino-acid sequence MANPTLHHRYLRVNGRRLHCVIQGSGPAVLLIPGWPQTWYTWRHVMAHLARAGYTAVAVDPPGTGESDAPTGGFDTGNIAAQLVEAMSQLGHERFPVIGHDIGMWVGYAMGADFPQRVHSLLLTEAVIPGLAPAPEIFVSPQENIFLWHFMFNQLSGLPEALIAGRERLYLSYMFDKWSWRRERVAAEVYIDAYSVPGKLEAGFNYYRAIPETIRQNQQRAAAPLAMPVLAIGAEHATRDAPAETMKKVAPDLRSAMVSDCGHFITEECPEEFCTLIAAFLQEKGYAAR is encoded by the coding sequence ATGGCTAACCCGACCCTGCACCACCGCTATCTGCGCGTGAACGGGCGCCGTCTGCACTGTGTCATTCAGGGCAGCGGCCCGGCGGTCCTGCTGATCCCCGGCTGGCCGCAGACGTGGTACACGTGGCGGCACGTGATGGCGCACCTGGCCCGCGCGGGCTATACCGCCGTGGCGGTCGATCCGCCGGGCACCGGCGAGTCGGATGCGCCGACCGGCGGCTTTGATACCGGCAATATCGCCGCGCAGCTGGTTGAGGCGATGTCGCAGCTGGGACACGAACGCTTTCCGGTTATCGGCCATGATATTGGTATGTGGGTGGGCTACGCGATGGGCGCGGACTTCCCGCAGCGCGTTCATTCGCTGCTGCTGACCGAAGCGGTGATCCCCGGCCTGGCCCCCGCGCCGGAGATTTTTGTCAGCCCGCAGGAGAATATCTTCCTCTGGCACTTTATGTTCAACCAGCTAAGCGGCCTGCCGGAGGCGCTGATCGCGGGCCGGGAACGGCTGTATCTCAGCTATATGTTCGATAAATGGTCATGGCGGCGGGAACGCGTGGCGGCGGAGGTGTATATCGACGCCTACAGCGTACCGGGTAAGCTGGAGGCCGGGTTTAACTACTATCGCGCCATCCCGGAGACCATCCGCCAGAACCAGCAGCGGGCCGCCGCACCGCTGGCTATGCCGGTGCTGGCTATCGGGGCCGAGCACGCCACGCGGGATGCCCCGGCGGAGACGATGAAAAAAGTCGCCCCCGACCTGCGCAGCGCGATGGTCAGCGACTGCGGGCATTTTATTACCGAGGAGTGCCCGGAGGAATTCTGCACGCTGATCGCGGCGTTTTTACAGGAGAAAGGCTATGCCGCTCGATAG
- a CDS encoding sugar phosphate isomerase/epimerase family protein: MQTIKGPSLHLAQFSDDVFPFNSLEAIAGWAAENGFRALQIPAWDKRLFDVSLAAESQQYCDDITAMLAQHGLVISELTTHIFGQLMAVHPAYDALCDSFAPPHLHGDPEARTAWARQRLLDAVSASSRLGLTEMGTFSGSLAWPYVFPFPQRPAGLVETAFDELARRWLPILDACDERGINLCYEIHPGEDLHDGISFEMFLARTGHHPRCKILFDPSHFVLQQLNYLDFLDIYRDDIRMFHVKDAEFNPTGRQGMYGGYQSWADRAGRFRSTGDGQVDFSGIFSRLTQNGYGGWATLEWECCLKNKDDGAREGAAFIRDHIIPVTDKIFDDFAAAPVSQSQINRLLGIGTAEAAHHG; the protein is encoded by the coding sequence ATGCAAACGATCAAGGGTCCCAGCCTGCACCTGGCGCAGTTCAGTGATGATGTTTTCCCGTTTAACAGCCTTGAGGCCATTGCCGGATGGGCGGCGGAGAACGGGTTCCGCGCCCTGCAGATCCCGGCCTGGGATAAGCGGCTGTTTGACGTCAGTCTGGCGGCGGAAAGCCAGCAGTACTGCGACGATATCACCGCCATGCTGGCGCAGCACGGGCTGGTCATCAGCGAGCTGACCACGCATATCTTCGGCCAGCTGATGGCGGTGCACCCGGCCTACGATGCGCTGTGCGACAGCTTTGCGCCGCCGCACCTGCACGGCGATCCTGAAGCCCGCACCGCGTGGGCCAGACAGCGGCTGCTGGATGCGGTCAGCGCCTCTTCCCGGCTGGGGCTGACCGAGATGGGCACCTTTTCCGGCTCGCTGGCCTGGCCCTACGTGTTCCCCTTCCCCCAGCGCCCGGCCGGGCTGGTGGAAACCGCCTTCGACGAGCTGGCCCGCCGCTGGCTGCCGATCCTCGATGCCTGCGACGAACGGGGCATTAACCTCTGCTATGAAATCCATCCGGGCGAGGATCTGCACGACGGCATCTCGTTTGAGATGTTCTTAGCGCGCACCGGGCATCATCCCCGCTGTAAAATCCTGTTCGATCCCAGCCACTTCGTCCTGCAGCAGCTGAACTACCTCGATTTTCTGGATATCTACCGGGATGACATACGCATGTTCCACGTTAAGGACGCCGAGTTTAATCCTACCGGACGCCAGGGCATGTACGGCGGCTACCAGTCATGGGCCGATCGCGCCGGGCGTTTTCGCTCAACGGGCGACGGTCAGGTCGACTTCAGCGGGATATTCTCCCGCCTGACTCAGAACGGCTATGGCGGATGGGCGACGCTGGAATGGGAATGCTGCCTGAAGAACAAAGACGATGGTGCACGCGAGGGGGCGGCGTTTATCCGCGACCATATTATTCCGGTCACCGATAAGATTTTCGATGACTTCGCGGCGGCCCCGGTCAGCCAGAGTCAGATAAACCGGCTTTTAGGCATCGGCACCGCGGAGGCCGCACATCATGGCTAA
- a CDS encoding TetR/AcrR family transcriptional regulator codes for MAGRPREFDREAALIQARDLFWRHGFEGTSMSDLVAALGIASARIYKAFGSKEQLFREAVAHYAEHEGGFAARALEEGDIATAIRRMLMDAVALYTRPRAPAGCMVVSSASALSDENQPLQQWMAEQRRLRTESVIDRFRRAAEAGQLRSDADPDLLGNYYALVLHGLSVQARDGVPADVLESVVKVSLAAL; via the coding sequence ATGGCCGGAAGACCCAGAGAATTCGATCGTGAAGCCGCCCTGATCCAGGCGCGGGATTTATTCTGGCGCCACGGCTTTGAGGGCACCTCGATGTCCGATCTGGTGGCGGCGCTGGGGATTGCCTCCGCCCGTATCTACAAAGCGTTCGGTTCGAAGGAGCAGCTTTTCCGCGAAGCGGTTGCGCACTATGCGGAGCACGAAGGCGGCTTTGCCGCCCGCGCGCTGGAGGAGGGCGATATCGCCACCGCGATTAGGCGGATGCTGATGGATGCCGTGGCGCTGTATACCCGGCCGCGCGCCCCGGCGGGCTGCATGGTGGTTTCCTCGGCCAGCGCGCTCAGCGATGAAAACCAGCCGCTGCAGCAGTGGATGGCGGAACAGCGTCGCCTGCGCACTGAATCCGTGATTGACCGCTTCCGCCGGGCGGCAGAGGCCGGGCAGCTGCGCAGCGATGCCGACCCGGATCTGCTGGGTAACTATTATGCGCTGGTGCTGCACGGCCTGTCGGTGCAGGCGCGGGACGGCGTTCCGGCGGACGTGCTGGAAAGCGTGGTGAAGGTTTCACTGGCGGCGCTCTGA
- a CDS encoding TetR/AcrR family transcriptional regulator has protein sequence MKVSKEQVRENRQRIVETASALFRERGFDGVGVAELMSAAGLTHGGFYKHFASKTDLMAEAVSCGFVQAADISGGTGREEFVERYLSRQHRDAMGSGCVMSALGTDTARQPDSVKALFAEGIEKHLARLGGEEGVEGSRRADIIDTLAHLVGAMVLSRACPDDSALADEILDVCRARILNEGNSEA, from the coding sequence ATGAAAGTGTCGAAAGAGCAGGTGCGCGAGAATCGCCAGCGAATTGTCGAAACGGCCTCGGCGCTGTTTCGTGAACGCGGCTTCGACGGCGTGGGCGTGGCGGAACTGATGTCTGCCGCAGGGTTAACCCACGGTGGGTTCTACAAGCACTTCGCTTCCAAGACGGATCTGATGGCGGAGGCGGTGAGCTGCGGTTTTGTGCAGGCGGCCGACATTTCCGGCGGCACCGGTCGGGAAGAGTTTGTCGAACGCTACCTGTCCCGTCAGCATCGCGATGCGATGGGTTCCGGCTGCGTGATGTCGGCGCTCGGCACCGACACGGCACGCCAGCCCGACTCGGTTAAGGCATTGTTTGCCGAGGGCATTGAAAAACATCTGGCCAGACTGGGGGGCGAAGAAGGGGTAGAAGGCTCCAGACGTGCTGACATAATCGACACCCTCGCGCATCTGGTGGGTGCGATGGTACTGTCCCGCGCGTGCCCGGATGATTCCGCGCTGGCCGATGAAATTCTGGACGTTTGCCGCGCGCGGATCCTGAACGAAGGAAATAGCGAAGCTTAA
- a CDS encoding SDR family NAD(P)-dependent oxidoreductase: MSKPSVLITGASTGIGAVYAERFARRGHGLVLVARDTAKLAALAERLQQENGVAVDILPADLTQSDDVARVEARLRDDAQIGILINNAGIAQSGGFAGQTAESIERLIALNVTALTRLANAVTPRFVQAGEGAIVNISSVVGLAPEFGMSVYGATKAFVLFLSQGLNVELAGTGVYVQAVLPAGTYTEIWDRAGIDINSLPQMMQAGDLVDAALVGFDRRETVTIPPVQNASSWSGLDAARQGLIADINQAKVAERYQSA; this comes from the coding sequence ATGTCCAAACCTTCCGTTCTGATTACAGGTGCTTCAACCGGTATTGGCGCAGTCTACGCGGAGCGATTCGCCCGGCGCGGCCACGGCCTGGTGCTCGTGGCGCGCGACACCGCAAAGCTTGCGGCACTTGCCGAACGTTTACAGCAGGAAAACGGCGTGGCGGTGGATATTCTGCCCGCGGACCTTACGCAGTCGGATGACGTTGCCAGGGTAGAAGCCCGGCTGCGTGACGATGCGCAGATTGGCATCCTGATCAACAACGCCGGCATCGCCCAGTCGGGCGGATTCGCCGGGCAGACGGCGGAATCGATTGAGCGCCTTATCGCGCTGAACGTCACCGCGCTGACGCGGCTGGCTAACGCGGTCACGCCGCGTTTCGTGCAGGCTGGGGAGGGGGCGATCGTCAATATCAGCTCCGTCGTCGGGCTGGCACCGGAATTCGGCATGTCGGTTTACGGCGCAACCAAGGCCTTCGTGCTGTTTCTCTCTCAGGGGCTGAACGTTGAACTGGCGGGGACGGGCGTCTACGTGCAGGCGGTGCTGCCGGCCGGCACCTACACCGAAATCTGGGATCGCGCGGGTATTGATATCAATTCCCTGCCGCAGATGATGCAAGCCGGGGATCTGGTTGACGCCGCGCTGGTGGGCTTCGACCGCCGTGAAACGGTCACCATCCCGCCGGTGCAGAACGCCTCAAGCTGGAGCGGCCTGGACGCGGCGCGCCAGGGGCTGATTGCGGATATTAATCAGGCGAAGGTGGCGGAAAGGTATCAATCTGCCTGA
- a CDS encoding gamma-glutamylcyclotransferase family protein has translation MESLFVYGTLRPGHSNAHIMENIGGEWLAGHVTGTFYERGWGAAADFPGIVLHSDGPQVNGYLFFSHNLQAHWPMLDEFEDGYDRVKVEVTTVDGLQVSAWIYQLQPESGL, from the coding sequence ATGGAATCGTTGTTTGTCTACGGCACGCTGCGCCCGGGCCATTCGAATGCCCATATCATGGAAAACATCGGCGGCGAGTGGCTGGCGGGTCACGTCACCGGCACGTTTTATGAGCGGGGCTGGGGCGCGGCGGCGGATTTCCCCGGGATCGTGCTGCACAGCGACGGTCCGCAGGTAAACGGCTACCTGTTTTTCTCCCATAATCTGCAGGCGCACTGGCCGATGCTGGATGAATTCGAAGACGGCTACGATCGGGTCAAGGTTGAGGTGACGACGGTTGATGGCCTGCAGGTAAGCGCCTGGATTTATCAGCTACAGCCTGAGTCCGGGCTGTAG
- the tal gene encoding transaldolase, with product MNQLEQLKQHTTIVADSGDIDSIIAYQPEDATTNPSLIYKAAQLPQYQHLITEAVAAVKSRRAGKPVQAADVADALAVSIGSLILKSVPGRISTEVDARLSFDTAASIAKAREIIALYEEKGVGKERVLIKLAATWQGIRAAETLEKEGIQCNLTLLFSFAQARACADAGVFLISPFVGRIYDWYRKNNPGISYTAANDPGVESVQKIYRFYKQHGYRTVVMGASFRTPEQVLALNGCDRLTVSPALLAQLQQSEGPVPAPLSFEGEVLAKPAAMTEAEFYWAHHQDAMAVEKLAEGIRLFAVDQNSLESLLGQYL from the coding sequence ATGAATCAGCTTGAACAACTAAAGCAGCACACAACGATTGTTGCCGACAGCGGGGATATTGACAGCATCATCGCGTATCAGCCGGAAGATGCCACCACCAATCCGTCGCTTATCTACAAAGCCGCGCAGCTTCCGCAGTATCAGCATCTGATAACGGAGGCCGTTGCGGCGGTGAAGTCCCGTCGGGCGGGTAAACCGGTGCAGGCGGCAGACGTTGCCGACGCGCTGGCCGTCAGCATCGGGTCGCTGATCCTGAAAAGCGTGCCGGGGCGCATTTCCACCGAAGTGGACGCCCGCCTCTCCTTCGACACCGCGGCCAGCATTGCCAAAGCGCGGGAAATTATCGCCCTGTACGAGGAGAAAGGCGTCGGCAAAGAACGGGTGCTGATTAAGCTTGCCGCCACCTGGCAGGGGATCCGCGCCGCAGAAACGCTGGAAAAAGAAGGAATTCAGTGCAACCTGACGCTGCTGTTCTCTTTCGCCCAGGCGCGTGCCTGCGCCGATGCCGGTGTGTTCCTGATATCGCCGTTCGTCGGCCGCATTTACGACTGGTACAGGAAAAACAACCCGGGCATCAGCTACACCGCCGCTAACGATCCGGGCGTGGAGTCGGTACAGAAGATCTATCGCTTCTATAAACAGCACGGCTACCGCACGGTGGTGATGGGTGCCAGCTTCCGCACGCCGGAACAGGTGCTGGCGCTGAACGGCTGCGATCGGCTGACCGTTTCCCCGGCGCTGCTGGCGCAGCTGCAGCAAAGCGAGGGGCCGGTGCCCGCTCCGCTGAGCTTTGAGGGCGAGGTGCTGGCTAAACCTGCCGCCATGACGGAGGCGGAGTTCTACTGGGCGCACCATCAGGATGCGATGGCGGTGGAAAAGCTTGCCGAAGGTATTCGCCTGTTCGCCGTCGACCAGAACAGCCTGGAGTCGCTGCTGGGCCAGTATCTGTAG
- a CDS encoding class II D-tagatose-bisphosphate aldolase non-catalytic subunit, whose product MKNTMKQYVDYIVNGGKSTMLGIGPMSPALIQACFELGKEKDLPLMFIASRNQVDADEFGAGYVNNWDQFRFAADLKAMAEKVGFDGDYFLCRDHGGPWQRDKERKDHIPEDEAMKLARRSYQIDMDAGFDLLHIDPTKDPYVVGKAIDIELVLSRTVELIRFCEDYRKANSLKEFFYEVGTEETNGGLTDVSAYEEFIIELNKRLAAESLPQPLFIVGQTGTLTRLTKNVGHFNDKQSAELSAISTRHGVGLKEHNGDYLPDEILLKHPGLGITAMNVAPAYGTIETRAYLKLAQVEKDLAAKGFIRTASDLKTVLTRECVLSHKWEKWMTDEHKNKSEEQIFSEPELLKEILELSGHYNYEKPAVVKEMKAMFANLKSFGVEPERYVVNKIKDMIQNEAECFNMPGLTTRVAQAN is encoded by the coding sequence ATGAAAAACACAATGAAACAGTACGTCGATTATATCGTTAACGGTGGAAAATCCACGATGCTGGGTATAGGCCCGATGTCTCCGGCTTTAATTCAGGCCTGTTTTGAACTGGGTAAGGAAAAAGATCTGCCGCTGATGTTTATTGCCAGCCGTAACCAGGTGGATGCCGATGAATTCGGCGCCGGTTACGTCAATAACTGGGATCAGTTCCGCTTCGCTGCCGACCTGAAAGCCATGGCGGAGAAAGTCGGCTTCGACGGCGATTACTTCCTCTGCCGCGACCACGGCGGTCCGTGGCAGCGTGATAAAGAGCGCAAAGACCATATCCCCGAAGACGAAGCGATGAAGCTGGCCCGCCGCTCGTATCAGATTGATATGGATGCCGGTTTCGACCTGCTGCATATCGACCCGACCAAAGACCCTTACGTCGTGGGTAAAGCGATTGATATCGAACTGGTTCTGAGCCGTACCGTTGAGCTGATCCGCTTCTGCGAAGATTACCGCAAGGCCAACAGCCTGAAAGAGTTCTTCTATGAAGTCGGCACCGAAGAAACCAACGGCGGCCTGACCGACGTCAGCGCCTACGAAGAGTTTATTATCGAGCTGAACAAGCGCCTGGCGGCCGAATCGCTGCCGCAGCCGCTGTTTATCGTCGGTCAGACCGGCACCCTGACCCGCCTGACCAAGAACGTCGGTCATTTCAACGATAAACAGTCCGCTGAACTGTCCGCCATCAGCACCCGCCACGGCGTGGGTCTGAAAGAGCACAACGGCGACTACCTGCCGGATGAGATCCTGCTTAAGCATCCGGGCCTGGGGATCACCGCGATGAACGTGGCCCCGGCTTACGGCACCATTGAAACCCGCGCCTATCTGAAGCTGGCGCAGGTGGAAAAGGATCTGGCGGCGAAAGGCTTTATCAGGACCGCGTCCGATCTAAAAACCGTGCTGACCCGCGAGTGCGTGCTGAGCCACAAGTGGGAAAAGTGGATGACCGATGAGCACAAAAACAAGTCCGAGGAGCAAATCTTCAGCGAGCCGGAACTGCTGAAAGAGATCCTTGAACTCAGCGGCCACTACAACTACGAAAAACCGGCCGTAGTGAAAGAGATGAAGGCGATGTTTGCCAATCTGAAATCGTTTGGCGTGGAGCCTGAGCGTTACGTGGTCAATAAAATCAAGGATATGATCCAGAACGAAGCCGAGTGCTTCAACATGCCAGGCCTGACCACCCGCGTTGCGCAGGCTAACTGA
- a CDS encoding PTS fructose transporter subunit IIC, whose protein sequence is MSENIKVIKDDLVKAFSTGVSYMMPVVVVGGICLALSLVGGEPVVGKGMVVTNPFLLNLGAIGSAGLGMMIPVLAAYISYSIAGKPGLTPGFITGFMASTPLGADHVVTGFLGAMLLGILSGYVAKWIKTWKVGKALMPVMPIMIIPIVSTCIVGMLYLYVLIGPIGFAMKWLVSMLSNMQGSSGVILGLILGAMAAFDMGGPVNKTATAFTLALMAEGIYGPNGAYRIACAIPPLGIALSTFISQRKWAEDERRMGTSAAFMGLIGITEGAIPFAVKNLKTVLPSIIIGSAVGAGLAMIHGVESMVPHGGLIAIAGVNKAPMWYVIDMAIGVIVTAICLHILRPNITEPVKKASAKKPITSDMNKV, encoded by the coding sequence ATGTCGGAAAATATCAAAGTCATTAAGGACGATTTAGTCAAAGCGTTCAGCACCGGCGTGTCATACATGATGCCGGTGGTGGTGGTCGGTGGTATCTGCCTGGCGCTGTCGCTGGTGGGCGGCGAGCCGGTCGTGGGCAAAGGGATGGTGGTCACCAACCCGTTCCTACTCAATCTTGGCGCTATCGGCAGCGCCGGTCTGGGGATGATGATCCCGGTGCTGGCGGCGTATATCTCCTACTCTATCGCCGGTAAGCCGGGCCTGACGCCGGGCTTTATCACCGGCTTTATGGCCAGCACGCCGCTGGGCGCGGACCACGTGGTGACCGGGTTTCTCGGGGCGATGCTGCTCGGTATTCTCAGCGGCTACGTCGCCAAATGGATCAAAACCTGGAAAGTCGGCAAGGCGTTAATGCCGGTGATGCCGATCATGATTATTCCCATCGTCTCCACCTGTATTGTCGGCATGCTCTATCTCTACGTGCTGATTGGCCCAATCGGCTTTGCCATGAAATGGCTGGTTTCCATGCTGTCGAATATGCAGGGAAGCAGCGGCGTTATTCTCGGCCTGATTCTGGGCGCAATGGCCGCCTTTGATATGGGCGGGCCGGTGAATAAAACCGCCACCGCATTTACCCTCGCATTAATGGCCGAAGGTATTTATGGCCCGAACGGGGCGTATCGTATTGCCTGCGCCATTCCCCCGCTGGGTATTGCGCTCTCGACCTTTATTTCCCAGCGTAAATGGGCGGAAGACGAAAGAAGAATGGGCACCTCTGCCGCCTTTATGGGCTTAATTGGAATTACCGAAGGCGCCATTCCGTTTGCGGTTAAAAATCTCAAAACCGTGCTGCCGTCAATTATTATCGGCAGCGCCGTCGGAGCCGGTCTGGCGATGATTCACGGCGTGGAGTCAATGGTTCCCCACGGCGGATTAATTGCCATTGCCGGCGTGAATAAAGCCCCGATGTGGTACGTCATTGATATGGCTATCGGCGTGATTGTCACCGCCATCTGCCTGCATATTCTGCGACCCAATATTACCGAGCCGGTAAAGAAAGCATCGGCTAAAAAACCCATCACTTCTGATATGAATAAAGTCTGA